Proteins found in one Oscarella lobularis chromosome 16, ooOscLobu1.1, whole genome shotgun sequence genomic segment:
- the LOC136196780 gene encoding GRB10-interacting GYF protein 2-like isoform X1, giving the protein MSDMTFGPQWLRKMANTGQNQPPPLKSPTKHGIARAPIAVAPLKLAEHRYGREEMLALLNPGISPPNALQHFSELLRRESITPLSFAPLNDEEQRAQALGVNSQIVMRMRMNRAGRGAAPGRVGVGGGVATQRMASRGGKREGGGAYQRASVGGDVEGPEERDFEHEGRRKTSGSVGGGDTSRSEHLSNWRSAETPPEKEEDVWNLKSPPADTWQVVGSKHGWRDHGNAAKQRLHSDDHVTQFSGSKLSSSSPPRDVERKPDSADVIVEQIKEKTANMSLKETRSDGPVKETVPLPKFYSAGRGRGQINMPSSSVGTSQPGNVIRKQAVDMETFASEGEEKEKEEEEEEEDSMLKGLELSTKNLVDGVVKDDEKDIIKKVEPEPMATVSAPPPPPPPLSPQPIFMPAPPSSTGLFPVPESFTQWFYMDPQREMQGPFTGLEMYDWFNSGYFTMNLLVRRACDEELKPLGEMINVYGRIPFEPGMNPPPPPPIVKGRANEWHLDAMKNAQAQAQAFLHFQQQQQLLQQQKQNVQLQETKKQRVSDDKVQPSSPQKPRGSTEIASPVWTSADVQMKSVSPQDAAMLPAPIWRSGSLSAWDEAAKDREEERKREEAARIQKEMEEVAAAAAAAKKAEENERRLRRQREEEEERERERIRRQQEEEERIRRHQEEGRIRRQQEEERLKREAEEKRRKKLEDEKRLKREAEEKRRREEIKRKQEEIRKLEEEAQKQQQLALQKQQEAARQRQVQALNRLRMEQKQMPPPPPKLSLLEIQKQEIAAAAAEQQQQQQQQQKQQQQQKQQNPKPAPKWSSPPTGTGAPSLAQIIQQEQATSSKNPPKQPTQAQRIQGSNNPWSGSASAWGGGGPSTPDETQGGLASFWNESLAAVEERRGDAVTNAPPPPPPRFQAQAKKTKKHAAKVETRKETRDEEIVRRHFQAAAKSASNDELRDWCERKLQPFERVVDISGFISFLTTLDNATEICEYIDAYLGTSGAAKDFARGFLERHGSVKSRTVADVIKGKSQTAPPPSDSLVAFPSLSGGGGGGLSSGTPEGDTGFQQVSDVGKKGRKKRRRVQQRVDATSLLSYNVTAGERHNQGEIKSAHDVS; this is encoded by the exons ATGTCGGACATGACTTTCGGACCGCAGTG GCTACGAAAAATGGCGAATACGGGTCAAAATCAGCCGCCGCCTCTCAAATCGCCAACGAAACACGGAATCGCGCGCGCAccgatcgccgtcgcgccgCTCAAGCTCGCCGAACATCGTTACGgacgcgaagaaatgctcgCACTTCTCAATCCGGGAATCTCGCCTCCGAACGCATTGCAACACTTTTCCGAACTGTTGCGACGCGAATCGATAACGCCCCTCTCGTTTGCACCgctcaacgacgaagaacag AGAGCGCAAGCGCTTGGAGTAAACAGTCAAATTGTTATGAGAATGAGGATGAATCGCGCGGGGCGCGGCGCCGCTCCCGGACGAGTTGGGGTCGGCGGGGGCGTGGCCACGCAGCGAATGGCGTCGAGAGGAG GGAAGAGGGAAGGGGGCGGGGCCTATCAGAGAGCgagcgtcggcggcgacgtcgagggCCCAGAGGAGCGGGATTTCGAACATGAGGgaagacgaaagacgtcagggagcgtcggcggcggcgacaccAGTCGATCCGAACATTTGTCTAATTGGAGAAGTGCTGAAACGCCGCcagaaaaggaggaagacgtgTGGAATTTAAAATCGCCTCCTGCTGACACGTGGCAAGTTGTGG GTTCGAAACATGGATGGAGGGACCATGGCAACGCGGCGAAACAGCGCTTGCATTCGgatgatcacgtgacccaATTTTCAGGTTCAAAgctctcctcttcgtctccaccacgtgacgtcgagagGAAACCGGATtctgctgacgtcatcgtggAACAgattaaagaaaaaacagcgAATATGTCTCTCAAGGAGACGCGTAGTGATGGTCCCGTGAAGGAGACCGTTCCTTTGCCTAAATTTTATAGTGCAGgacgtgggcgtggtcagaTAAATATGCCCTCTTCATCAGTTGGCACTTCTCAGCCGGGAAACGTCATACGGAAGCAGGCGGTTGACATGGAAACGTTTGCAAGTGAaggagaggagaaggagaaagaggaggaggaggaagaggaagattCCATGCTAAAGGGACTCGAATTATCAACAAAGAATTTAGTGGATGGAGTCGTAAAG GACGATGAAAAGGACATAATTAAAAAAGTCGAACCGGAACCCATGGCAACCGTTAgcgctcctcctcctcctcctcccccatTGTCTCCCCAGCCAATATTCATGCCGGCACCACCGTCATCAACGGGACTCTTTCCCGTCCCAGAGTCATTTACCCAATGGTTCTATATGGATCCACAGAGAGAAATGCAGG GTCCCTTTACTGGGCTTGAAATGTACGATTGGTTCAATAGCGGCTACTTTACGATGAATTTGCTCGTTCGACGCGCATGCGACGAGGAACTGAAACCCCTAG GGGAAATGATTAATGTTTACGGGCGCATTCCATTTGAGCCGGGAATgaatccgccgccgccgccacctaTTGTG AAGGGGAGAGCGAACGAGTGGCATTTAGATGCCATGAAAAATGCGCAAGCTCAAGCGCAG gcatttcttcattttcagcagcaacagcaactaTTGCAACAACAGAAACAGAACGTTCAACTgcaggaaacgaagaaacaaCGTGTTAGCGACGATAAAGTGCAGCCGTCTTCTCCTCAAAAACCACGCGGCTCGACTGAGATCGCATCTCCCGTTTGGACGTCGGCCGATGTTCAGA TGAAATCCGTTTCTCCTCAAGATGCGGCTATGCTTCCGGCGCCTATCTGGAGAAGTGGATCTCTTTCCGCTTGGGACGAAGCAGCAAAAGATcg GGAAGaggaacgaaaacgagaagaagcgGCTCGCATTCAaaaggaaatggaagaagtcgcggcggcggcggcggcggcaaaaaaagcggaagagaacgaacgtcgccttcgtcgtcagcgcgaagaggaagaagaacgagaacgagaacgaattcgacgtcaacaagaagaagaagaacgaattcgacgtcatcaggaAGAAGGGCGGATTCGACGTCAACAAGAGGAGGAGCGACTGAAGAGAGAAGCGGAAGAGAAGCGGAGAAAGAAGCTAGAGGACGAGAAGCGATTGAAACGAGAGGCGGAAGAGAAGCGGAGGCGAGAAGAGATAAAACGTAAGCAGGAAGAGATAAGGAAGCTTGAGGAGGAGgcgcagaagcagcagcaattGGCTCTGCAGAA GCAGCAAGAGGCGGCTAGACAGAGACAAGTGCAGGCGCTGAATCGACTGCGTATGGAGCAGAAACAGAtgccgccaccaccaccaaaG CTGTCTCTTCTTGAGATTCAGAAGCAAGAAATTGCCGCCGCTGCTGCAGAG caacaacaacagcaacaacaacagcaaaaacagcaacaacagcaaaagCAACAAAACCCCAAGCCCGCACCCAAATGGAG TTCGCCGCCGACCGGCACGGGAGCTCCGTCTCTCGCGCAGATCATACAACAAGAGCAAGCAACGTCGTCCAAAAATCCCCCAAAACAGCCAACTCAAGCGCAACGAATACAG GGATCCAATAACCCGTGGAGTGGAAGCGCAAGCGCgtgggggggagggggaccTTCGACTCCCGATGAAACGCAAGGCGGTTTGGCTTCGTTTTGGAATGAGAGTCTCGCGGCGGTCGAAGAACGACGCGGCGATGCCGTCACCaacgctccgccgccgccgccgccgagatTTCAAGCgcaagcaaagaaaacgaagaaaca CGCGGCTAAAGTCGAGacgagaaaggagacgagaGACGAG GAAATCGTTCGCCGGCACTttcaggcggcggcgaagagcgCGTCCAACGACGAATTACGCGATTGGTGCGAGAGAAAACTGCAGCCGTTCGAACGAGTTGTCGACA TCTCCGGCTTCATTAGTTTCCTGACCACGTTGGACAATGCGACGGAG ATTTGTGAATACATTGACGCTTATCTCGGCACTTCCGGTGCCGCTAAAGACTTCGCACGTGGCTTCCTCGAACGTCACGGAAGCGTGAAATCACGAACAGTCGCGGATGTCATCAAA GGCAAATCTCAAACGGCACCGCCGCCATCCGACTCCCTCGTCGCCTTTCCGTCTCtctccggcggcggcggcggcgggctATCATCCGGGACGCCCGAAGGAGACACGGGATTTCAGCAGGTTTCTGACGTCGGTAAGAAAGGTCGTaagaagcgacgacgcgttcagcagcgcgtcgacgccacgTCGTTGCTCAGCTATAACGTGACGGCCGGCGAGCGGCACAATCAGGGCGAAATCAAGAGCGCGCACGATGTCTCTTGA
- the LOC136196780 gene encoding GRB10-interacting GYF protein 2-like isoform X2, whose protein sequence is MSDMTFGPQWLRKMANTGQNQPPPLKSPTKHGIARAPIAVAPLKLAEHRYGREEMLALLNPGISPPNALQHFSELLRRESITPLSFAPLNDEEQRAQALGVNSQIVMRMRMNRAGRGAAPGRVGVGGGVATQRMASRGGKREGGGAYQRASVGGDVEGPEERDFEHEGRRKTSGSVGGGDTSRSEHLSNWRSAETPPEKEEDVWNLKSPPADTWQVVGSKHGWRDHGNAAKQRLHSDDHVTQFSGSKLSSSSPPRDVERKPDSADVIVEQIKEKTANMSLKETRSDGPVKETVPLPKFYSAGRGRGQINMPSSSVGTSQPGNVIRKQAVDMETFASEGEEKEKEEEEEEEDSMLKGLELSTKNLVDGVVKDDEKDIIKKVEPEPMATVSAPPPPPPPLSPQPIFMPAPPSSTGLFPVPESFTQWFYMDPQREMQGPFTGLEMYDWFNSGYFTMNLLVRRACDEELKPLGEMINVYGRIPFEPGMNPPPPPPIVKGRANEWHLDAMKNAQAQAQAFLHFQQQQQLLQQQKQNVQLQETKKQRVSDDKVQPSSPQKPRGSTEIASPVWTSADVQNAAMLPAPIWRSGSLSAWDEAAKDREEERKREEAARIQKEMEEVAAAAAAAKKAEENERRLRRQREEEEERERERIRRQQEEEERIRRHQEEGRIRRQQEEERLKREAEEKRRKKLEDEKRLKREAEEKRRREEIKRKQEEIRKLEEEAQKQQQLALQKQQEAARQRQVQALNRLRMEQKQMPPPPPKLSLLEIQKQEIAAAAAEQQQQQQQQQKQQQQQKQQNPKPAPKWSSPPTGTGAPSLAQIIQQEQATSSKNPPKQPTQAQRIQGSNNPWSGSASAWGGGGPSTPDETQGGLASFWNESLAAVEERRGDAVTNAPPPPPPRFQAQAKKTKKHAAKVETRKETRDEEIVRRHFQAAAKSASNDELRDWCERKLQPFERVVDISGFISFLTTLDNATEICEYIDAYLGTSGAAKDFARGFLERHGSVKSRTVADVIKGKSQTAPPPSDSLVAFPSLSGGGGGGLSSGTPEGDTGFQQVSDVGKKGRKKRRRVQQRVDATSLLSYNVTAGERHNQGEIKSAHDVS, encoded by the exons ATGTCGGACATGACTTTCGGACCGCAGTG GCTACGAAAAATGGCGAATACGGGTCAAAATCAGCCGCCGCCTCTCAAATCGCCAACGAAACACGGAATCGCGCGCGCAccgatcgccgtcgcgccgCTCAAGCTCGCCGAACATCGTTACGgacgcgaagaaatgctcgCACTTCTCAATCCGGGAATCTCGCCTCCGAACGCATTGCAACACTTTTCCGAACTGTTGCGACGCGAATCGATAACGCCCCTCTCGTTTGCACCgctcaacgacgaagaacag AGAGCGCAAGCGCTTGGAGTAAACAGTCAAATTGTTATGAGAATGAGGATGAATCGCGCGGGGCGCGGCGCCGCTCCCGGACGAGTTGGGGTCGGCGGGGGCGTGGCCACGCAGCGAATGGCGTCGAGAGGAG GGAAGAGGGAAGGGGGCGGGGCCTATCAGAGAGCgagcgtcggcggcgacgtcgagggCCCAGAGGAGCGGGATTTCGAACATGAGGgaagacgaaagacgtcagggagcgtcggcggcggcgacaccAGTCGATCCGAACATTTGTCTAATTGGAGAAGTGCTGAAACGCCGCcagaaaaggaggaagacgtgTGGAATTTAAAATCGCCTCCTGCTGACACGTGGCAAGTTGTGG GTTCGAAACATGGATGGAGGGACCATGGCAACGCGGCGAAACAGCGCTTGCATTCGgatgatcacgtgacccaATTTTCAGGTTCAAAgctctcctcttcgtctccaccacgtgacgtcgagagGAAACCGGATtctgctgacgtcatcgtggAACAgattaaagaaaaaacagcgAATATGTCTCTCAAGGAGACGCGTAGTGATGGTCCCGTGAAGGAGACCGTTCCTTTGCCTAAATTTTATAGTGCAGgacgtgggcgtggtcagaTAAATATGCCCTCTTCATCAGTTGGCACTTCTCAGCCGGGAAACGTCATACGGAAGCAGGCGGTTGACATGGAAACGTTTGCAAGTGAaggagaggagaaggagaaagaggaggaggaggaagaggaagattCCATGCTAAAGGGACTCGAATTATCAACAAAGAATTTAGTGGATGGAGTCGTAAAG GACGATGAAAAGGACATAATTAAAAAAGTCGAACCGGAACCCATGGCAACCGTTAgcgctcctcctcctcctcctcccccatTGTCTCCCCAGCCAATATTCATGCCGGCACCACCGTCATCAACGGGACTCTTTCCCGTCCCAGAGTCATTTACCCAATGGTTCTATATGGATCCACAGAGAGAAATGCAGG GTCCCTTTACTGGGCTTGAAATGTACGATTGGTTCAATAGCGGCTACTTTACGATGAATTTGCTCGTTCGACGCGCATGCGACGAGGAACTGAAACCCCTAG GGGAAATGATTAATGTTTACGGGCGCATTCCATTTGAGCCGGGAATgaatccgccgccgccgccacctaTTGTG AAGGGGAGAGCGAACGAGTGGCATTTAGATGCCATGAAAAATGCGCAAGCTCAAGCGCAG gcatttcttcattttcagcagcaacagcaactaTTGCAACAACAGAAACAGAACGTTCAACTgcaggaaacgaagaaacaaCGTGTTAGCGACGATAAAGTGCAGCCGTCTTCTCCTCAAAAACCACGCGGCTCGACTGAGATCGCATCTCCCGTTTGGACGTCGGCCGATGTTCAGA ATGCGGCTATGCTTCCGGCGCCTATCTGGAGAAGTGGATCTCTTTCCGCTTGGGACGAAGCAGCAAAAGATcg GGAAGaggaacgaaaacgagaagaagcgGCTCGCATTCAaaaggaaatggaagaagtcgcggcggcggcggcggcggcaaaaaaagcggaagagaacgaacgtcgccttcgtcgtcagcgcgaagaggaagaagaacgagaacgagaacgaattcgacgtcaacaagaagaagaagaacgaattcgacgtcatcaggaAGAAGGGCGGATTCGACGTCAACAAGAGGAGGAGCGACTGAAGAGAGAAGCGGAAGAGAAGCGGAGAAAGAAGCTAGAGGACGAGAAGCGATTGAAACGAGAGGCGGAAGAGAAGCGGAGGCGAGAAGAGATAAAACGTAAGCAGGAAGAGATAAGGAAGCTTGAGGAGGAGgcgcagaagcagcagcaattGGCTCTGCAGAA GCAGCAAGAGGCGGCTAGACAGAGACAAGTGCAGGCGCTGAATCGACTGCGTATGGAGCAGAAACAGAtgccgccaccaccaccaaaG CTGTCTCTTCTTGAGATTCAGAAGCAAGAAATTGCCGCCGCTGCTGCAGAG caacaacaacagcaacaacaacagcaaaaacagcaacaacagcaaaagCAACAAAACCCCAAGCCCGCACCCAAATGGAG TTCGCCGCCGACCGGCACGGGAGCTCCGTCTCTCGCGCAGATCATACAACAAGAGCAAGCAACGTCGTCCAAAAATCCCCCAAAACAGCCAACTCAAGCGCAACGAATACAG GGATCCAATAACCCGTGGAGTGGAAGCGCAAGCGCgtgggggggagggggaccTTCGACTCCCGATGAAACGCAAGGCGGTTTGGCTTCGTTTTGGAATGAGAGTCTCGCGGCGGTCGAAGAACGACGCGGCGATGCCGTCACCaacgctccgccgccgccgccgccgagatTTCAAGCgcaagcaaagaaaacgaagaaaca CGCGGCTAAAGTCGAGacgagaaaggagacgagaGACGAG GAAATCGTTCGCCGGCACTttcaggcggcggcgaagagcgCGTCCAACGACGAATTACGCGATTGGTGCGAGAGAAAACTGCAGCCGTTCGAACGAGTTGTCGACA TCTCCGGCTTCATTAGTTTCCTGACCACGTTGGACAATGCGACGGAG ATTTGTGAATACATTGACGCTTATCTCGGCACTTCCGGTGCCGCTAAAGACTTCGCACGTGGCTTCCTCGAACGTCACGGAAGCGTGAAATCACGAACAGTCGCGGATGTCATCAAA GGCAAATCTCAAACGGCACCGCCGCCATCCGACTCCCTCGTCGCCTTTCCGTCTCtctccggcggcggcggcggcgggctATCATCCGGGACGCCCGAAGGAGACACGGGATTTCAGCAGGTTTCTGACGTCGGTAAGAAAGGTCGTaagaagcgacgacgcgttcagcagcgcgtcgacgccacgTCGTTGCTCAGCTATAACGTGACGGCCGGCGAGCGGCACAATCAGGGCGAAATCAAGAGCGCGCACGATGTCTCTTGA
- the LOC136196785 gene encoding succinate dehydrogenase [ubiquinone] iron-sulfur subunit, mitochondrial-like produces MLALRKRHHPALASVRPLLGRFRLSTAATAEKKPESEPAPRLKAFSIYRYDPDKPDSKPRMQTYQVDLNRCGPMVLDALIKIKNEIDPTLTFRRSCREGICGSCSMNIGGLNTLACIKRIDTNVSKTTKIYPLPHMFVVKDLVPDMNNFYEQYRSIKPYLRKKEEAEAGKDQYYQSIKDREKLDGLYECILCACCSTSCPSYWWNSNKFLGPAVLMQAYRWMIDSRDDFKKERLAEMTDEFTALRCHTIMNCTMACPKHLNPGKAIAEIKKMLVTN; encoded by the exons ATGCTTGCCTTGAGAAAGCGTCATCACCCCGCTCTCGCTTCC GTGAGGCCTCTTCTGGGGCGTTTTCGTCTCAGCACGGCCGCGACGGCGGAGAAGAAGCCCGAAAGCGAACCGGCGCCGCGACTGAAGGCATTTTCTATCTACAGATAC GATCCGGACAAGCCTGACAGCAAACCCCGTATGCAAACGTATCAAGTCGATCTAAACCG CTGTGGTCCAATGGTGTTGGACGCTCTGattaaaatcaaaaacgaaatcgatccCACGCTGACATTTAGAAGATCATGCAGAGAag GTATTTGTGGCTCGTGTTCGATGAACATAGGGGGTCTCAATACACTTGCCTGCATaaa gCGTATCGACACGAATGTGTCTAAGACCACTAAGATATATCCCCTTCCTCACATGTTCGTGGTGAAAGATCTCGTTCCA GATATGAATAACTTCTATGAACAATATCGTTCCATCAAACCGTacttgagaaagaaagaggaagcggaAGCCGGCAAAGATCAGTACTATCAGTCAATTAAAGATAGAGAAAAATtg GATGGTTTATATGAGTGCATTCTATGCGCGTGCTGCAGTACGTCGTGTCCAAGCTATTGGTGGAATAGCAATAAGTTTTTGGGCCCCGCTGTGCTCATGCAGGCTTATCGATGGATGATAGATAGTCGG GATGATTTtaaaaaagaacgactcgCTGAAATGACGGACGAGTTCACGGCCCTTCGTTGCCACACCATTATGAACTGCACAATGGCCTGTCCGAAG CACTTGAATCCAGGTAAAGCGATTGCAGAAATCAAGAAAATGCTTGTGACGAACTAA